A window of Erpetoichthys calabaricus chromosome 12, fErpCal1.3, whole genome shotgun sequence contains these coding sequences:
- the LOC127529866 gene encoding G-protein coupled receptor 183-like, whose translation MQTDQTLNRWHEKMISFLLSFTELTWSRMEATMVSPINETYNASCDPFKYKWKFSIWFTAYYTLLCFIGLTLNSFALYVLWHGRQTINSTLLYLLNLTSVDFFFCAFLPLRISYFALGSTWKLGEVMCKLTAYAFFLNTYGSINFMICISIDRFLAILKPLKCQRFRSISFAKKVCLFVWLYTAAVNSTVPLLSNVYVKNQFGEYCMEYSMVAMDNALALKVLILSCTSYFFPLIVMLFCYLGVGLKLWKITELGGSNNSKPARTRRKSLVIIMVVLFVFIVCFTPYHSNLIHHMAEIQAGRTSCESLENFKLQLQITMSVMNLNFVLDPFIYFSAFKNHKLFLMKLFRKKNKDLIGPGGSTS comes from the coding sequence ATGCAAACAGATCAAACACTAAATCGATGGCATGAGAAAATGATTAGTTTTCTACTTTCCTTTACAGAGCTTACTTGGAGCAGAATGGAGGCTACGATGGTTTCACCAATTAACGAGACTTACAATGCATCCTGTGACCCGTTTAAATACAAGTGGAAGTTCTCTATTTGGTTCACTGCGTATTACACCCTACTGTGTTTCATTGGACTAACTCTAAATAGCTTTGCACTATATGTGCTCTGGCATGGAAGACAGACAATCAACTCTACGTTATTGTATCTTCTCAACCTGACATCTGTTGACTTTTTTTTCTGTGCATTCCTCCCACTAAGAATAAGTTATTTTGCTCTTGGATCCACTTGGAAACTGGGAGAGGTCATGTGCAAACTTACAGCTTATGCTTTCTTCCTTAATACATACGGTAGCATCAATTTTATGATATGCATTAGTATTGACCGTTTTTTAGCCATTTTGAAACCTCTCAAATGCCAGAGATTTAGGAGTATCTCCTTTGCCAAAAAAGTTTGCCTTTTTGTCTGGTTGTACACAGCTGCTGTTAATAGCACAGTTCCTTTACTGTCAAATGTTTATgtaaaaaatcagtttggagaATACTGTATGGAATACTCCATGGTGGCTATGGATAATGCCTTAGCGCTGAAAGTCCTTATTCTTTCCTGCACTTCCTATTTCTTTCCGTTAATAGTTATGCTCTTCTGTTATTTGGGTGTTGGGTTAAAACTGTGGAAAATAACTGAACTGGGTGGTTCAAACAACAGCAAACCAGCAAGGACAAGGCGCAAGTCTTTGGTGATCATCATGGTTGTTCTGTTTGTGTTCATTGTGTGCTTTACTCCATACCACAGCAATCTAATTCATCATATGGCAGAGATACAGGCAGGGAGGACATCATGTGAGAGCCTGGAGAATTTCAAACTTCAGCTGCAGATAACAATGTCTGTAATGAACCTAAACTTTGTTTTGGATCCATTCATTTActtttctgcttttaaaaatcataaactcTTTCTTATGAAGCTGTTCAGGAAGAAAAATAAGGACCTTATTGGACCAGGTGGTTCAACTTCCTGA